From the Platichthys flesus chromosome 6, fPlaFle2.1, whole genome shotgun sequence genome, one window contains:
- the LOC133955379 gene encoding ceramide synthase 2-like — translation MLQTVGEWLWWERLWLPANVSWSDLEDSEGRVYAKASQLYAALPCALCLLLVRYVFERYLATPLADVWGIRDRIRQTAEPNPTLENYFCHQARLPSQADVRSLCKKTSRSERSIQVWFRRRRNQERPGLRKRFCEASWRCSFYLFAFVSGVLALYDKPWLYNLKEVWAGFPKQSMLPSQYWYYLLEMGFYLSLLLSLTFDVKRKDFREQVIHHIATLTLLSFSWISNYIRIGTLVMAVHDSADILLEGAKVFNYAKWHQTADAMFVVFTVLFMATRLVIFPFWLIHCTWVYPMEQFPPFFGYYFFNVMLVVLQMLHLYWAFLISRMVYKFIFAKLEGDDRSDEEEYDSDSQREINPKLSHINGAGARDRASGH, via the exons ATGTTACAGACAGTCGGTGAGTGGCTGTGGTGGGAGCGTCTGTGGCTGCCGGCAAACGTCTCCTGGTCGGATCTGGAGGACAGTGAAGGTCGTGTCTACGCTAAGGCCTCTCAACTCTACGCAGCTCTGCCCTGTGCCCTCTGCCTGCTTCTCGTCAGATACGTGTTTGAAAG GTATCTGGCCACACCATTGGCTGATGTTTGGGGGATCAGGGACAGGATACGTCAGACAGCAGAACCAAACCCCACCTTAGAAAACTACTTCTGCCACCAAGCACGGCTTCCATCACAG GCCgatgtgaggtcactgtgtaAAAAGACGAGTCGGTCAGAGAGAAGCATTCAGGTCTggttcaggaggaggaggaaccaggAGCGACCGGGACTTCGAAAGAGGTTCTGTGAGgccag TTGGAgatgttcattttatttattcgcATTTGTCAgcggagttctcgctctgtatGAT AAACCTTGGCTTTACAATCTGAAGGAGGTTTGGGCAGGTTTCCCAAAACAG TCCATGCTGCCGTCTCAGTACTGGTACTACCTCCTGGAAATGGGCTTCtacctctctctgctcctcagcctcACATTTGATGTGAAGCGGAAA gaCTTCAGAGAGCAGGTGATTCATCATATAGCCACGCTGACTCTTCTGAGTTTCTCCTGGATTTCCAATTACATCCGTATCGGGACCCTGGTGATGGCAGTTCACGACTCTGCCGACATTCTGCTGGAG GGAGCAAAGGTATTCAACTATGCCAAGTGGCACCAGACTGCAGACGCCATGTTTGTAGTCTTTACTGTTCTCTTTATGGCAACAAGACTTGTCATTTTTCCTTTCTG GCTAATCCACTGCACATGGGTGTACCCTATGGAGCAGTTCCCTCCCTTCTTTGGCTACTACTTCTTCAACGTCATGCTGGTGGTTCTGCAGATGCTGCACCTCTACTGGGCTTTTCTCATTTCACGAATGGTTTACAAGTTTATCTTCGCCAAG ctggagGGCGACGACAGAAGTGACGAAGAGGAGTATGACAGTGACTCGCAGAGGGAGATCAACCCCAAACTGAGTCACATTAATGGCGCTGGAGCCAGAGACAGAGCCAGTGGCCACTGA
- the cfap161 gene encoding cilia- and flagella-associated protein 161 produces the protein MAQRTVFSSNVKVGNWNEELLRQEESKKAYQDKRESGMLATQKIDFLKQNMFGPVNLSMTTDGRLHFGDVVMLVNMGGENRECSAVSINAGVNNLIRIPSPGIQSPCGVSAGRGILPCRRTAFIITSVDGSPEGSTLLYEQSFALTTTSGFARGLYLTSDIKSFGKCAQISRLQEVTLVDEGSFPSWWKIVHFDPQERLEYEGQPVLADVKVVIIHCKTNQALAVMGDHIRWTTYGKEYEVTAHTFLDSHKVEEDKNHWILCNPDPAGAGLVPLDHPESEGDNKEPTQGKTDGIHSITARMAHRRGFSSTVKVGNWNEELLREEEAKKAYLDKRERGELFAQKIDFLKQNMLGPVNLSMTTDGRLHFGDVVMLVNMGGENRECSAVSINADVNNLIRIPSPGIQSPCGVSAGRGILPCRRTAFIITSVDGSPEGSTLLYEQSFALTTTSGFARGLYLTSDIKSFQKCAQISRLQEVTLVDEGSFLSWWKIVHFDPQERLEYEGQPVLADVKVVIIHCKTNQALAVIGDHILRTTYGKEYEVTAHTFLDSHKVEEDKNHWILCNPDPAGAGLVPLDHPESEGDNKEPTQGNTDGI, from the exons ATGGCTCAGAGGACAGTATTTAGCAGTAATGTGAAAGTAGGAAACTGGAATGAGGAGCTGCTCCGGCAAGAG GAGTCAAAGAAAGCGTATCAGGACAAAAGGGAAAGTGGCATGCTTGCTACTCAAAAAATAGACTTCCTCAAACAGAACATGTTCGGACCG GTGAATCTCTCGATGACAACTGATGGACGGTTGCACTTTGGAGACGTTGTTATGTTGGTGAACATGGGAGGAGAAAACAGGGAGTGCAGTGCAGTCAGCATTAACGCTGGCGTTAACAATTTGATAAGGATTCCTTCGCCTGGCATTCAGAGCCCCTGTGGAGTCAGTGCAGGAAGAGGGATCCTGCCCTGTAGGCGCACTGCCTTCATCATCACCAG TGTAGACGGCAGCCCTGAAGGATCAACTCTGCTCTATGAGCAAAGTTTTGCCTTGACAACTACAAGTGGCTTTGCCAGAGGA CTTTACTTGACAAGTGATATAAAAAGTTTTGGAAAG TGTGCACAGATTTCTCGTCTGCAAGAGGTTACCTTGGTGGACGAGGGTTCCTTTCCGTCATGGTGGAAGATAGTGCACTTTGACCCACAGGAGAGGCTTGAATACGAGGGTCAGCCTGTCCTT GCTGATGTGAAGGTGGTGATCATACACTGCAAGACAAACCAGGCTCTTGCTGTTATGGGTGATCACATCCGTTG GACCACATATGGCAAAGAGTACGAGGTGACAGCTCACACCTTCTTGGACTCCCACaaagtggaggaggacaaaaaCCACTGGATACTGTGCAACCCCGACCCTGCAGGAGCGGGGCTTGTGCCTCTGGACCACCCAGAGTCAGAGGGTGACAACAAGGAGCCCACGCAGGGGAAAACAGATGGAATC CACAGTATTACAGCCAGGATGGCTCACAGGAGAGGATTCAGCAGTACTGTGAAAGTAGGAAACTGGAACGAGGAGCTGCTCCGGGAAGAG GAGGCAAAGAAAGCTTATCTGGACAAAAGGGAAAGAGGCGAGCTATTTGCTCAAAAAATAGACTTCCTCAAACAGAATATGCTCGGACCG GTGAATCTCTCGATGACAACTGATGGACGGTTGCACTTTGGAGACGTTGTTATGTTGGTGAACATGGGAGGAGAAAACAGGGAGTGCAGTGCAGTCAGCATTAACGCTGACGTTAACAATTTGATAAGGATTCCTTCGCCTGGCATTCAGAGCCCCTGTGGAGTCAGTGCAGGAAGAGGGATCCTGCCCTGTAGGCGCACTGCCTTCATCATCACCAG TGTAGACGGCAGCCCTGAAGGATCAACTCTGCTCTATGAGCAAAGTTTTGCCCTGACAACTACAAGTGGCTTTGCCAGAGGA CTTTACCTGACAAGTGATATAAAAAGTTTCCAAAAG TGTGCACAGATTTCTCGTCTGCAAGAGGTTACCTTGGTGGACGAGGGTTCCTTTCTGTCATGGTGGAAGATAGTGCACTTTGACCCACAGGAGAGGCTTGAATACGAGGGTCAGCCTGTCCTT GCTGATGTGAAGGTGGTGATCATACACTGCAAGACAAACCAGGCTCTTGCAGTTATTGGTGATCACATCCTTAG GACCACATATGGCAAAGAGTACGAGGTGACAGCTCACACCTTCTTGGACTCCCACaaagtggaggaggacaaaaaCCACTGGATACTGTGCAACCCCGACCCTGCAGGAGCGGGGCTTGTGCCTCTGGACCACCCAGAGTCAGAGGGTGACAACAAGGAGCCCACGCAGGGGAACACAGACGGAATCTGA